A window of Pedococcus aerophilus contains these coding sequences:
- a CDS encoding heparan-alpha-glucosaminide N-acetyltransferase domain-containing protein: MSEPVLPDVAPGRVVGVDVARALALFGMMATHVLPGRVGTEVPWVQQLAGGRASALFAVLAGVSLALVSGRSEPVRGRERTAVSVRLVVRALLVGALGLALGAVPTVIAVILASYAVLFVLGLPFLGLGPRALAGWAVAWVLAVPVGSHLIRPLLPSHEVGSPTPGDLLRPAHLLGELLLTGYYPAAVWVAYLLAGMALGRLPLGRPATAARLLVGGAVLALAAQVVSRALLARPGARASLAATYPDAATPDPSLADPAALDALLTHGLSGTTPTGSWWWLAVVTPHSGTPLDLAHTIGSALALTGLCVLLTRFLPRVWAAVFGAGAMTLSLYTLHVLMMAQGWWPDWELPEHYDDQVLVVTAVGAFFALVPLRGPLETVVAVASRQTARWLVPAARPPGTA; encoded by the coding sequence ATGAGCGAACCCGTCCTCCCGGACGTCGCGCCGGGGCGGGTCGTCGGCGTCGACGTCGCCAGGGCGCTCGCGCTCTTCGGGATGATGGCCACGCACGTGCTCCCCGGCCGGGTCGGCACCGAGGTGCCGTGGGTCCAGCAGCTCGCCGGTGGTCGCGCATCGGCACTGTTCGCCGTGCTCGCGGGCGTCAGCCTCGCCCTGGTCAGCGGACGGTCCGAGCCGGTGCGAGGACGTGAGCGCACCGCGGTGTCCGTGCGCCTCGTCGTCCGGGCGCTGCTCGTGGGCGCCCTCGGGCTCGCGCTCGGGGCTGTGCCCACCGTGATCGCGGTGATCCTCGCCTCCTACGCCGTCCTGTTCGTCCTCGGGCTGCCCTTCCTCGGCCTGGGGCCGCGAGCGCTCGCCGGGTGGGCCGTGGCCTGGGTGCTCGCCGTCCCGGTCGGATCGCACCTGATCAGGCCGCTGCTGCCCTCCCACGAGGTCGGCAGCCCCACGCCTGGGGACCTCCTGCGGCCCGCGCACCTGCTGGGGGAGCTGCTGCTCACCGGCTACTACCCGGCCGCCGTCTGGGTGGCCTACCTCCTGGCCGGTATGGCGCTCGGCCGCCTCCCGCTCGGACGCCCCGCCACCGCTGCGCGCCTGCTCGTGGGCGGAGCGGTCCTCGCGCTCGCGGCGCAGGTGGTCTCCCGGGCGCTCCTCGCCCGGCCGGGTGCCCGCGCCTCGCTGGCGGCCACCTACCCCGACGCCGCCACGCCGGACCCGTCGCTGGCCGACCCGGCCGCCCTCGACGCGCTGCTGACCCACGGGCTCAGCGGGACGACCCCGACCGGATCGTGGTGGTGGCTCGCCGTGGTGACGCCGCACTCCGGCACCCCCCTCGACCTCGCCCACACGATCGGCAGCGCGCTCGCCCTGACCGGGCTCTGCGTGCTCCTGACCCGGTTCCTTCCCCGGGTGTGGGCTGCCGTGTTCGGTGCGGGGGCGATGACCCTGTCCCTCTACACCCTGCACGTGCTGATGATGGCGCAGGGCTGGTGGCCCGACTGGGAGCTCCCCGAGCACTACGACGACCAGGTCCTCGTGGTCACCGCCGTCGGTGCCTTCTTCGCCCTCGTCCCCCTGCGCGGCCCACTCGAGACCGTCGTGGCCGTGGCCTCCCGGCAGACCGCCCGCTGGCTGGTGCCGGCCGCCAGACCTCCCGGAACGGCATGA
- a CDS encoding SDR family NAD(P)-dependent oxidoreductase — protein sequence MNTTPTPVALVTGVDTGLGLEVARQLSLTGAVVLVAARTAEAAKDAVVDLPALEPLGVDLDVTDDESVHAAVAAVVASRARLDILVNTTAHSRPGDREPTEREPWAGTVTGADLEQARQLLDVALFGAWRLTRAFLPLLLRSDHPRVVNVGSGAGSHGDPVLGLGARAGADAAYGIGAAALNALTSLLAAELATGGILVNTVCPDSPSAGGERTAAASAPGVVWAATLPDDGPTGGFFRDGATLPW from the coding sequence GTGAACACCACCCCCACGCCGGTCGCCCTCGTCACCGGCGTCGACACCGGTCTCGGACTCGAGGTCGCCCGGCAGCTGTCGCTCACCGGGGCCGTCGTGCTGGTGGCTGCTCGCACCGCGGAGGCGGCCAAGGACGCCGTCGTCGACCTCCCGGCGCTCGAGCCGCTGGGGGTCGACCTGGACGTGACCGACGACGAGTCGGTGCACGCGGCCGTGGCGGCCGTGGTGGCCTCACGAGCCCGCCTCGACATCCTCGTCAACACCACCGCGCACAGCCGGCCGGGCGACCGGGAGCCGACTGAGCGCGAGCCGTGGGCGGGAACCGTGACCGGGGCCGACCTCGAGCAGGCCCGTCAGCTTCTCGACGTGGCGCTGTTCGGTGCCTGGCGCCTCACCCGGGCCTTCCTGCCGCTGCTGCTGCGCAGCGACCACCCCCGGGTGGTCAACGTCGGGAGCGGGGCAGGCTCCCACGGTGACCCGGTGCTCGGGCTCGGCGCGCGCGCCGGCGCCGACGCGGCATACGGGATCGGCGCCGCGGCCCTGAACGCCCTGACCAGCCTCCTCGCCGCGGAGCTCGCCACCGGCGGCATCCTCGTCAACACCGTCTGCCCCGATTCGCCCTCCGCCGGTGGCGAGCGGACTGCTGCCGCGAGCGCCCCCGGAGTGGTGTGGGCGGCGACCCTGCCCGACGACGGACCCACCGGGGGCTTCTTCAGGGACGGCGCCACGCTGCCGTGGTGA
- a CDS encoding MerR family transcriptional regulator, with product MYTISHAARLTGVPAATLRVWERRYGLVAPIRTDGGYRLYDERALQVVRAMSSLVAAGWAPKQAADHLLSDEGGVPPAQAPEPATDQEFDALARGAAALDPVAVSAAMDDAFSRGTFEDVVDSWLMPSLQVVGTWWRDGRVDVAGEHVVSATVHRHLGAAMEATPFRSSGPLLAVGLARGSHHELGVLAFSVVLRRRGARVVYLGTDLPAQDWVNVVRRRSPVAAVVGAPMRTDVIAVRETADALRANHAGFPVYVGGGAQDEVGHGTIALGHTIRDAADRLEVDLGLDLRR from the coding sequence GTGTACACGATCAGCCACGCCGCACGGCTGACCGGCGTCCCCGCGGCGACGCTGCGCGTCTGGGAGCGGCGCTACGGGCTGGTCGCCCCGATCCGCACCGACGGCGGCTACCGCCTCTACGACGAGCGGGCCCTGCAGGTGGTCCGGGCGATGTCCTCCCTCGTCGCCGCCGGTTGGGCCCCGAAGCAGGCTGCGGACCACCTCCTCTCCGACGAGGGCGGGGTCCCACCCGCACAGGCACCGGAGCCGGCCACCGACCAGGAGTTCGACGCCCTGGCCCGCGGCGCTGCCGCCCTCGACCCGGTCGCGGTGTCCGCCGCGATGGACGACGCGTTCTCGCGCGGGACCTTCGAGGACGTCGTGGACTCCTGGCTCATGCCCTCGCTGCAGGTCGTCGGCACGTGGTGGCGCGACGGACGGGTCGACGTCGCCGGCGAGCACGTCGTCAGCGCGACCGTCCACCGCCACCTCGGCGCGGCCATGGAGGCGACGCCCTTTCGCAGCTCGGGCCCCCTCCTCGCCGTCGGCCTCGCCCGTGGTTCGCACCACGAGCTCGGGGTGCTGGCGTTCTCGGTCGTGCTCCGCCGCCGAGGCGCCCGGGTCGTCTACCTCGGCACCGACCTGCCCGCCCAGGACTGGGTCAACGTCGTGCGACGGCGCTCCCCCGTGGCTGCGGTCGTCGGGGCGCCCATGCGGACGGACGTCATCGCGGTGCGGGAGACCGCCGACGCCCTGCGCGCCAACCATGCCGGGTTCCCCGTGTACGTCGGCGGCGGGGCCCAGGACGAGGTGGGGCACGGCACCATCGCCCTCGGGCACACGATCCGCGACGCCGCAGACCGCCTCGAGGTCGACCTCGGTCTCGACCTGCGGCGCTGA
- a CDS encoding DEAD/DEAH box helicase, translated as MIPVLARAVREVEAAAQRGKVRPSGRTKFQVVALLVREERARIRTDAESTEAQRTEQLKRLDGVATILAKTAARDTSLLVLLPEDAPVSDDAATLKREMQLAAGFEVPDEPEPEPQPDDAPVAVERRVVPQSVVARQLANPFLAPDFSAVDHKRPTGRLSSWELLGPLFRSFEYGGASSCMDLPEDASVKAPAGLELMHHQAQLVAAAAEGHRTFLLADEPGLGKTAQALLAAEAAGAYPLLVVVPNVVKTNWAREAALWTPRRTATVVHGNGDGIDGFADIVVVNYEVLDRHVGWLGNLGFRGMVVDEAHFIKNKTSQRSQHVLQLSEKIRQRTVRPLLMALTGTPLINDIEDFRAIWQFLGWIDEKKPLAQLMHSLEETGLTPADSGFYTAARGSVIDLGIVRRRKVDVASDIPARRIADLPVELDDEAGRSIRAAERDLARRLVSRYDSALENRRSSVMVAGIDHELVRRVARWEREDTNSSATEENVFGVMRRIGQAKAGLAADYAAQLARSVGKVVFFAKHIDVMDVAEETFAKRGLRYSSIRGHQTPKQRQANIDAFVSDPEVAVVVCSLSAAGVGLNLQVASNVVLAELSWTDAEQTQAIDRVHRIGQEEPVTAWRIIAAQTIDSKVAQLIDDKAGLAARALDGSDEEVSSSEDIQLEALVALLTDALQARLTV; from the coding sequence ATGATCCCGGTCCTGGCGCGTGCGGTGCGCGAGGTAGAGGCCGCTGCCCAGCGCGGCAAGGTGCGGCCCTCGGGACGGACCAAGTTCCAGGTCGTGGCCCTGCTCGTGCGCGAGGAGCGTGCGCGGATCAGGACCGACGCGGAGAGCACCGAGGCGCAGCGCACCGAGCAGCTCAAGCGGCTCGACGGCGTGGCCACCATCCTCGCCAAGACCGCGGCCCGTGACACCTCGCTGCTGGTCCTGCTCCCGGAGGACGCCCCCGTCTCCGACGACGCCGCCACGCTGAAGCGGGAGATGCAGCTCGCAGCCGGGTTCGAGGTGCCCGACGAGCCCGAGCCCGAGCCGCAGCCCGACGACGCCCCCGTGGCCGTTGAGCGCCGCGTCGTGCCGCAGTCCGTGGTCGCCCGGCAGCTCGCCAACCCCTTCCTCGCCCCCGACTTCTCGGCCGTCGACCACAAGCGGCCCACCGGACGGCTGAGCAGCTGGGAGCTGCTCGGTCCGCTGTTCCGCTCGTTCGAGTACGGCGGCGCCTCGTCCTGCATGGACCTGCCCGAGGACGCCTCCGTGAAGGCCCCAGCCGGGCTCGAGCTGATGCACCACCAGGCCCAGCTCGTGGCCGCAGCCGCGGAGGGCCACCGGACCTTCCTCCTGGCGGACGAGCCCGGCCTGGGCAAGACCGCCCAGGCGCTGCTCGCTGCCGAGGCCGCCGGCGCCTACCCCCTGCTCGTCGTCGTGCCGAACGTCGTCAAGACCAACTGGGCCCGCGAGGCCGCGCTCTGGACCCCGCGCCGCACGGCGACGGTCGTCCACGGCAACGGTGACGGGATCGACGGCTTCGCCGACATCGTCGTCGTCAACTACGAGGTGCTCGACCGTCACGTCGGCTGGCTCGGCAACCTCGGCTTCCGCGGCATGGTCGTGGACGAGGCGCACTTCATCAAGAACAAGACCTCGCAGCGCTCACAGCACGTGCTGCAGCTGTCCGAGAAGATCCGCCAGCGCACGGTCCGTCCGCTGCTCATGGCCCTGACCGGCACGCCCCTCATCAACGACATCGAGGACTTCCGCGCGATCTGGCAGTTCCTCGGCTGGATCGACGAGAAGAAGCCCCTGGCCCAGCTCATGCACTCCCTCGAGGAGACCGGGCTGACCCCGGCCGACTCGGGCTTCTACACCGCGGCGCGAGGCAGCGTCATCGACCTCGGGATCGTGCGCCGGCGCAAGGTCGACGTCGCCTCCGACATCCCCGCCCGCCGCATCGCCGACCTTCCGGTCGAGCTCGACGACGAGGCGGGCCGCTCCATCCGCGCCGCCGAGCGCGACCTCGCCCGTCGCCTGGTCTCGCGCTACGACTCCGCCCTCGAGAACCGCCGTTCCAGCGTCATGGTGGCCGGCATCGACCACGAGCTGGTCCGCCGCGTGGCCCGATGGGAGCGCGAGGACACCAACTCCTCGGCAACCGAGGAGAACGTCTTCGGGGTCATGCGCCGCATCGGCCAGGCCAAGGCGGGCCTCGCCGCCGACTACGCCGCCCAGCTGGCGCGCAGCGTCGGCAAGGTCGTCTTCTTCGCCAAGCACATCGACGTCATGGACGTCGCCGAGGAGACCTTCGCCAAGCGCGGGCTGCGCTACTCCTCGATCCGTGGCCACCAGACGCCCAAGCAGCGCCAGGCCAACATCGACGCCTTCGTGAGCGACCCCGAGGTCGCCGTCGTCGTCTGCTCGCTGAGCGCTGCCGGTGTCGGCCTGAACCTCCAGGTCGCCTCCAACGTCGTGCTCGCAGAGCTGTCGTGGACCGACGCGGAGCAGACGCAGGCCATCGACCGCGTCCACCGCATCGGGCAGGAGGAGCCGGTCACGGCGTGGCGCATCATCGCGGCGCAGACCATCGACTCCAAGGTCGCCCAGCTCATCGACGACAAGGCGGGCCTGGCGGCCCGCGCCCTGGACGGCTCGGACGAGGAGGTCTCGTCCTCGGAGGACATCCAGCTCGAGGCCCTCGTGGCCCTGCTCACCGACGCGCTCCAGGCCCGCCTGACCGTCTGA
- a CDS encoding MurR/RpiR family transcriptional regulator — protein sequence MAEDLLVRLRQSLPELTPAAGRLAAAALADPAAASSRSIGDLATHCETSTASVARFCRRLGFTGYKEFRLALARAAAGEDGRRIDFGVADGDIDPADGLRAVVRKLAYQEARAVEETADALDLDEVERVVDAIERAPVVDVYGSASSGLAAQDLQHKLRRIGCLANSWTDAHLALTSAAVLPTGSVAIAFSHSGETEESLAALEVARAAGAFTVAVTNFPGSPLARGADAVLTTVSRETRFRYGAMSSRMAQLTVVDVLFIRVAQRRPDEVSVSLAATLSALSGRRRPQGLR from the coding sequence GTGGCCGAGGACCTGCTCGTGCGCCTGCGCCAGTCCCTGCCGGAGCTGACGCCGGCGGCCGGGCGGCTCGCCGCGGCTGCGCTGGCCGACCCCGCGGCCGCGTCGTCCCGCTCGATCGGCGACCTCGCCACCCACTGCGAGACCTCGACGGCCAGCGTCGCCAGGTTCTGCCGCCGGCTCGGGTTCACGGGCTACAAGGAGTTCCGGCTGGCGCTGGCGCGGGCGGCGGCGGGGGAGGACGGCCGGCGGATCGACTTCGGGGTGGCCGACGGCGACATCGACCCGGCGGACGGGCTCCGGGCCGTGGTGCGCAAGCTCGCCTACCAGGAGGCGCGCGCGGTCGAGGAGACCGCGGACGCGCTCGACCTGGACGAGGTGGAACGCGTCGTCGACGCCATCGAACGGGCGCCGGTCGTCGACGTCTACGGCTCGGCGTCGAGCGGCCTGGCCGCGCAGGACCTCCAGCACAAGCTGCGCCGCATCGGCTGCCTCGCCAACTCCTGGACCGACGCCCACCTCGCGCTCACCTCGGCGGCCGTCCTGCCGACGGGCTCCGTCGCCATCGCCTTCTCGCACTCGGGGGAGACCGAGGAGTCGCTGGCAGCCCTCGAGGTGGCCCGGGCGGCAGGCGCCTTCACCGTCGCCGTGACCAACTTCCCGGGCTCACCGCTGGCCCGCGGCGCCGACGCCGTGCTCACCACAGTCTCCCGCGAGACCCGTTTCCGGTATGGCGCCATGTCGAGCCGGATGGCCCAGCTCACCGTGGTCGACGTGCTCTTCATCCGGGTCGCGCAGCGACGACCGGACGAGGTCTCGGTGTCCCTCGCCGCCACGCTGTCGGCGCTCTCGGGACGCCGCCGCCCGCAGGGGCTGCGCTGA
- a CDS encoding ABC transporter substrate-binding protein encodes METIRPRGLPVRSTLVGVVATTALALSGCSGGDGGSAAGADGPLVFGISADPTQTIPWLSTSTQSLQVLGQIYSSLLNTDADLQPVAGLSNLPEVSADGKTYTFTLKQGVKFGNGSALDSEDVVYTFEKIMDPATKATSASYFASVDSVEAPDPQTVVVKLKAPDASFVSALSNVNTSIVPSDVPVDSLTTTPVGSGPYLFETRTPNQSITLKRNDAYYQGKPGLPSVQFRIIADEKAMVSALRTGAVDMAVFDNSVTARTATGGNVKVSTVDQLNFHVLQLRADAPALKDVDVRLAMSCAIDRKQVLDTAALGAGKLTGPITSPAFRSDPDARPCPTRDVAKAKDLLAKAGKSGGFTINMITSQGLYSTAVNEAQNIQAQLKDVGITVKLETLDSGEYVQRWLAGDFDTAIALNGGSSDPNTMYARYFTSTGSFNKVAGYRSASLDSLFAEGKATSDEAARKAVYAKVSKELEDNAVWVWTYTGNLYIAANSGVKGFEPKTNADLSTLWKTTVSSS; translated from the coding sequence ATGGAGACCATCCGCCCCCGCGGACTTCCGGTGCGATCGACCCTCGTGGGTGTCGTCGCCACGACCGCCCTCGCCCTCTCCGGCTGCTCCGGCGGCGACGGCGGCTCCGCGGCCGGGGCCGACGGCCCGCTGGTCTTCGGCATCAGCGCCGACCCGACCCAGACCATCCCGTGGCTGTCGACGTCGACCCAGTCGCTCCAGGTCCTCGGCCAGATCTACAGCAGCCTGCTCAACACCGACGCGGACCTCCAGCCGGTCGCCGGGCTGAGCAACCTGCCGGAGGTCTCCGCGGACGGGAAGACCTACACGTTCACCCTCAAGCAGGGCGTGAAGTTCGGCAACGGCTCGGCTCTCGACTCCGAGGACGTCGTCTACACGTTCGAGAAGATCATGGACCCGGCGACCAAGGCGACCTCGGCGTCGTACTTCGCCTCGGTCGACTCGGTGGAGGCCCCGGACCCGCAGACGGTCGTGGTGAAGCTCAAGGCCCCTGACGCGTCGTTCGTCTCGGCGCTGTCCAACGTCAACACCTCGATCGTCCCCTCCGACGTCCCGGTCGACAGCCTCACGACGACCCCCGTGGGCTCCGGCCCCTACCTGTTCGAGACCCGCACCCCGAACCAGTCGATCACGCTCAAGCGCAACGACGCCTACTACCAGGGCAAGCCCGGCCTGCCCTCGGTGCAGTTCCGGATCATCGCCGACGAGAAGGCGATGGTCTCCGCGCTGCGCACCGGCGCCGTGGACATGGCCGTCTTCGACAACTCGGTGACCGCCAGGACGGCGACCGGGGGCAACGTCAAGGTGTCCACGGTCGACCAGCTGAACTTCCACGTGCTCCAGCTCCGTGCCGATGCGCCGGCCCTCAAGGACGTCGACGTGCGCCTGGCCATGTCGTGCGCCATCGACCGCAAGCAGGTGCTCGACACCGCGGCCCTGGGCGCCGGCAAGCTCACCGGCCCGATCACCTCGCCGGCGTTCCGCTCCGACCCCGACGCCCGGCCCTGCCCGACGCGCGACGTCGCCAAGGCCAAGGACCTCCTGGCCAAGGCCGGCAAGTCCGGTGGCTTCACGATCAACATGATCACCTCGCAGGGCCTCTACTCGACCGCGGTCAACGAGGCCCAGAACATCCAGGCCCAGCTCAAGGACGTCGGCATCACGGTGAAGCTGGAGACGCTGGACTCGGGCGAGTACGTCCAGCGCTGGCTCGCCGGCGACTTCGACACCGCCATCGCCCTCAACGGCGGCAGCAGCGACCCGAACACGATGTACGCCCGCTACTTCACGTCCACGGGCTCCTTCAACAAGGTCGCGGGCTACCGCTCCGCCTCGCTCGACTCGCTCTTCGCCGAGGGCAAGGCCACCAGCGACGAGGCCGCTCGCAAGGCCGTCTACGCCAAGGTGTCGAAGGAGCTCGAGGACAACGCCGTCTGGGTGTGGACCTACACCGGCAACCTCTACATCGCCGCCAACAGCGGGGTGAAGGGGTTCGAGCCCAAGACGAACGCCGACCTCAGCACGCTGTGGAAGACCACGGTCTCCTCGTCCTGA